Proteins from a genomic interval of Candidatus Annandia pinicola:
- the ygfZ gene encoding tRNA-modifying protein YgfZ codes for MNKINYLNNILYSKNIYNTWMYLNDWSLIHVYGNDSKKYLQNQLTLDINKLNNKCMTCAHCNYKGKVISSIKVFKYKKNHYILIERKNIVKYHLKILKKYSIFLEVNIELDYKNIIFGIIGNKTINLLNNFFNKKLNINEIIIIDKIYILIKLNDSIIRFFIIVNKKKSNKIKNYIINKLIYINNNQWLSLDIKFGIPNINIKNSKKFLPQSLNLNNFNGISFNKGCYNGQEIITKTQILKTNKKLLYFLIGISKNINGNEKYLEFKIKKNWKIIGNILYIVKLNNDIIWIQAVLNKKIKKTDIIRIYNNNYCFFKIKDF; via the coding sequence ATGAATAAAATAAATTATTTAAATAATATTTTATATTCAAAAAATATTTATAATACATGGATGTATCTTAATGATTGGTCTTTAATTCACGTTTATGGTAATGATAGTAAAAAATATTTACAAAATCAATTAACATTAGATATTAATAAATTAAATAATAAATGTATGACATGTGCTCATTGTAATTATAAAGGAAAAGTAATTAGTTCTATAAAAGTATTTAAATATAAAAAAAATCATTATATTTTAATAGAAAGAAAAAATATAGTTAAATATCATTTAAAAATACTTAAAAAATATTCTATATTTTTAGAAGTTAATATAGAATTAGATTATAAAAATATTATTTTTGGTATTATAGGAAATAAAACTATAAATTTATTAAATAATTTTTTTAATAAAAAATTAAATATTAATGAAATTATAATTATAGATAAAATATATATATTAATAAAATTAAATGATTCTATTATAAGATTTTTTATAATTGTAAATAAAAAAAAAAGTAATAAAATTAAAAATTATATAATTAATAAATTAATTTACATTAACAATAATCAATGGTTATCTTTAGATATTAAATTTGGGATTCCTAATATAAATATTAAAAATTCAAAAAAATTCTTACCCCAATCATTAAACTTAAATAATTTTAATGGCATAAGTTTTAATAAAGGATGTTATAATGGTCAAGAAATTATAACAAAAACTCAAATTTTAAAAACAAATAAAAAATTATTATATTTTTTAATAGGTATATCAAAAAATATAAATGGTAACGAAAAATATTTAGAATTTAAAATAAAAAAAAATTGGAAAATAATTGGTAATATTTTATATATAGTAAAATTAAATAATGATATTATATGGATACAAGCTGTATTAAATAAAAAAATAAAAAAAACAGATATAATAAGAATATATAATAACAATTATTGTTTTTTTAAAATTAAAGATTTTTAA
- the prfB gene encoding peptide chain release factor 2 translates to MLEIYYTKNNLKKYINYYKLIKNIFKYKIKNKYLKNIKSTFNNIKIYNNFKEINDIKKNKKKLKFIIKSINKIYHNINKVKYLYKIYKINKNKLYDIKLSSILKKIKFKIKKIEFNCVFLNKYDILNCYLNLQSGVGGLDSQDFSSMLMKMYIKWSINQGFKINILETSYGDLIGIKSTTINIIGKYAFGLLKNENGIHRLIRKSPFNANKKRHTSFSSVFVYPETINSNNINLNIKDLKIEVYKSSGSGGQHVNKTESAVRITHIPTGIKTQCQSYRSQHQNKSIAIKKIINKLHQININKKKIKNYKIKIGWGNQIRSYILDNSLIKDLRTGIEKNNVNSILNGNGLNYFIKSNLKL, encoded by the coding sequence ATGTTAGAAATATATTATACAAAAAATAATCTAAAAAAATATATTAATTATTATAAATTAATTAAAAATATATTTAAATATAAAATAAAAAATAAATATTTAAAAAATATTAAAAGTACTTTTAATAATATTAAAATTTATAATAATTTTAAAGAAATTAATGATATAAAAAAAAATAAAAAAAAACTAAAGTTTATTATTAAAAGTATAAATAAAATATATCATAATATAAATAAAGTAAAATATTTATATAAAATTTATAAAATAAATAAAAATAAATTATATGATATTAAGTTATCTTCTATATTAAAAAAAATAAAATTTAAAATAAAAAAAATAGAATTTAATTGTGTTTTTTTAAATAAATATGATATTTTAAATTGTTATTTAAATTTACAATCAGGGGTTGGTGGATTAGATTCCCAAGATTTTTCTAGTATGTTAATGAAAATGTATATAAAATGGTCTATAAATCAAGGTTTTAAAATTAATATATTAGAAACTTCATATGGTGATTTAATTGGTATAAAATCAACAACTATTAATATAATAGGTAAATATGCTTTTGGTTTATTGAAAAATGAAAATGGAATACATCGTTTAATAAGAAAAAGTCCTTTTAATGCAAATAAAAAAAGACATACTTCATTTAGTTCTGTTTTTGTTTATCCAGAAACAATTAATAGTAATAATATTAATTTAAATATTAAAGATTTAAAAATAGAAGTATATAAATCATCTGGTTCTGGGGGACAACATGTTAATAAAACAGAATCAGCTGTACGTATAACACATATTCCTACTGGAATTAAAACACAATGTCAATCTTATAGATCACAACATCAAAATAAAAGTATTGCAATTAAAAAAATAATAAATAAATTACATCAAATAAATATTAATAAAAAAAAAATAAAAAATTATAAAATTAAAATAGGTTGGGGAAATCAAATAAGATCTTATATATTAGATAATTCTTTAATTAAAGACTTAAGAACAGGAATAGAAAAAAATAATGTAAATAGTATTTTAAATGGAAATGGTTTAAATTATTTTATAAAATCTAATTTAAAATTATAA